From Candidatus Polarisedimenticolia bacterium, the proteins below share one genomic window:
- a CDS encoding MFS transporter — MRLLIAREKVKATGWGLLFTAVLAFLIVAGSRRLEHFDAALVGYTFATLFATFGITYRYAMWLQRPPTRLYWRRGWQVFANPRLAGHNLAAFLRRFFLEFGANRFIFRRGRLRGLAHWLIMWGCVIAGMITFPLVWGWIHFENVPGNAEFYRAFLFGFPALTFPVESWLGFVLFHGLAWASFLVIAGVMLAFRRRMIDHGAAAAQQFGQDVLPLVLLFAISMTGLMLTASYTWMKGYAYDFLAILHAVTVIFTLLYLPFGKLFHVFQRPAQLGVAFYKEAGARGEQARCRRCAAPFASIAMVRDLIEVERDLGFSYGMETGGGAAHYQEICPRCRRALLGLAQGALWEGRPENSASFPEV; from the coding sequence ATGAGGCTTCTCATCGCTCGTGAAAAGGTGAAGGCGACCGGCTGGGGCCTGTTGTTCACGGCAGTGCTGGCCTTCCTGATTGTCGCCGGCTCACGACGGCTGGAGCATTTCGACGCCGCCCTCGTCGGCTATACCTTCGCCACCCTGTTCGCGACCTTCGGAATCACCTACCGCTACGCCATGTGGCTGCAGCGGCCGCCCACGCGCCTCTACTGGCGCCGTGGCTGGCAGGTGTTCGCCAATCCGCGCCTCGCCGGGCACAACCTGGCCGCCTTCCTGAGGCGCTTCTTCCTGGAGTTCGGCGCGAACCGCTTCATCTTCCGGCGCGGCCGCCTGCGTGGCCTGGCGCACTGGCTGATCATGTGGGGTTGCGTGATCGCCGGAATGATCACCTTCCCGCTGGTCTGGGGCTGGATCCACTTCGAGAATGTCCCCGGCAATGCCGAGTTCTATCGCGCCTTCCTGTTCGGGTTTCCCGCGCTCACCTTCCCCGTGGAGTCCTGGCTCGGCTTCGTCCTGTTCCATGGGCTGGCATGGGCTTCGTTTCTGGTCATCGCCGGGGTGATGCTGGCCTTCCGACGGCGCATGATCGACCACGGCGCCGCGGCCGCCCAGCAGTTTGGGCAGGACGTGCTGCCGCTCGTCCTGCTCTTCGCCATCAGCATGACCGGATTGATGCTCACCGCCAGCTATACGTGGATGAAAGGTTACGCCTACGACTTTCTGGCCATCCTGCACGCCGTCACCGTCATCTTCACCCTATTGTACCTGCCGTTCGGGAAGCTTTTTCATGTCTTTCAGCGCCCGGCGCAGCTGGGGGTGGCTTTCTATAAAGAAGCAGGCGCTCGGGGCGAGCAGGCCCGCTGCCGGCGCTGCGCAGCACCGTTCGCCTCCATTGCGATGGTGCGCGATCTGATCGAAGTGGAGCGCGACCTCGGATTCTCCTATGGCATGGAGACCGGCGGCGGCGCGGCGCACTACCAGGAGATCTGTCCCCGCTGCCGGCGCGCCCTGCTCGGCCTCGCCCAGGGGGCTCTCTGGGAAGGCCGTCCGGAAAACAGCGCTTCGTTCCCCGAGGTCTAG